One segment of Clostridium botulinum DNA contains the following:
- a CDS encoding GspE/PulE family protein: MAIEKKRLGNILINAGKINSYQLQEALKSQKILGKKLGEILVDSNIITEEEIIESIEQQTGIKKVDLNTITFDNKSIAIIPKNLCSKYSLIPFGFDNNKIKVAMSDPLNIYAIDDVAISTGFEIETFISKKNDIKKFIEIYYSSQQVSMAAQQLAKESSESKRNNIVNIEEIDDVKNAPVVKMVEYLFKNSIEMNASDIHIEPFENEIRIRYRIDGQLQPVNILNIDSLGPLITRIKILAGLNIAEKRIPQDGRIIVNIGEKDVDLRVSVLPVVHGEKVVIRILNTSNYNVSKDKLGINEKNLKKIDKIISNPYGIVLVTGPTGSGKSTTLYSILSELNSNNVNIVTVEDPVEYTLPGVNQVNVNTKAGLTFASGLRSILRQDPDIVMIGEIRDNETAEIAIKAAITGHLVLSTLHTNDAPSSIIRLIDMGIKPYLVSTSVVGILAQRLVRKVCNKCKESYEASKYEKEILGIDENEDLKLYKSSGCGYCNNTGYLGRIGVYEVMEMTRDHREAINAGANSDILKDISLKNGMTTLGMECRELVVKGVTTITELATISLLKD, translated from the coding sequence ATGGCAATTGAGAAAAAAAGATTAGGAAATATTCTTATAAATGCTGGTAAAATAAATAGTTATCAATTACAAGAAGCTCTAAAATCTCAAAAAATTCTTGGTAAAAAATTGGGTGAAATATTAGTAGATAGTAATATCATTACAGAAGAAGAGATAATAGAATCTATTGAACAACAAACAGGAATAAAGAAGGTAGATTTAAATACAATAACTTTTGATAATAAATCAATAGCTATAATACCTAAAAACTTATGTAGCAAATATTCACTAATACCTTTCGGATTTGATAATAATAAAATAAAAGTAGCTATGTCAGATCCTCTTAATATTTATGCAATAGATGATGTTGCAATTTCAACAGGTTTTGAAATAGAAACCTTCATATCTAAAAAGAATGACATAAAAAAATTCATAGAAATATATTATAGTAGTCAACAAGTTAGTATGGCTGCACAACAGCTAGCTAAAGAAAGTTCAGAGTCAAAAAGAAATAATATTGTAAATATTGAAGAGATTGATGATGTAAAGAATGCACCCGTTGTAAAGATGGTTGAATATCTATTTAAAAATTCAATAGAAATGAATGCATCAGACATACATATAGAGCCATTTGAGAATGAGATAAGGATAAGATATAGAATAGATGGACAACTACAACCAGTAAATATTTTAAATATAGATAGCTTAGGTCCATTAATAACAAGAATAAAAATTCTTGCAGGGCTTAATATAGCAGAAAAAAGAATACCACAGGATGGTAGGATAATAGTTAACATTGGAGAAAAAGATGTAGACCTTAGAGTATCTGTATTACCAGTAGTACATGGAGAAAAGGTAGTTATAAGAATATTAAACACATCTAATTATAATGTAAGTAAGGACAAATTAGGCATAAATGAAAAAAACTTAAAAAAGATAGATAAGATAATTTCAAATCCATATGGAATAGTATTAGTTACAGGGCCAACAGGAAGTGGAAAATCAACAACATTATACAGCATTTTAAGTGAATTGAATTCTAATAATGTCAATATAGTTACAGTAGAAGATCCTGTTGAATATACACTTCCAGGGGTTAATCAAGTTAATGTAAATACAAAAGCTGGACTTACATTTGCAAGTGGACTTAGAAGTATATTAAGGCAAGATCCTGATATAGTTATGATTGGTGAAATAAGAGATAATGAAACAGCTGAAATAGCAATAAAAGCAGCAATTACAGGACATTTAGTATTAAGTACACTTCACACTAATGATGCTCCATCATCAATAATAAGACTTATAGATATGGGTATAAAACCTTATTTAGTGTCTACCTCAGTTGTTGGAATATTAGCTCAAAGACTAGTCAGAAAAGTATGTAATAAGTGCAAAGAATCTTATGAAGCTAGTAAATATGAAAAAGAAATATTAGGTATAGATGAAAATGAAGATTTAAAATTATATAAATCTTCAGGATGTGGTTACTGTAATAATACAGGTTATTTAGGGAGAATTGGTGTTTATGAAGTTATGGAAATGACAAGAGATCATAGAGAAGCAATAAATGCTGGGGCTAATTCCGATATATTAAAAGATATTTCATTAAAAAACGGAATGACAACATTAGGTATGGAATGTAGAGAATTAGTTGTTAAAGGGGTAACTACTATAACAGAACTTGCCACAATAAGTTTATTAAAGGATTAA
- a CDS encoding type II secretion system F family protein: MPNFKYRAMNTDGEKINGNHEADSKGEVIEFISSNGYYPLMVEEIIESKQIEFKINNKVKLKDLSIFCRQFYTMLDAGVPILTCLNILTSQTTNKKLQETLKEVEDDVEKGGVLSDAMRKHTEVFPGLLVSLVAAGEASGNLDSIMLRMANHYEKENKVSNKVRNAMIYPIILGLVAITAVVFILTYVMPTFTDLFIESGLSLPWSTRFLLWSSASLKAHWFMILLAIVGITVAIKYYLKTEQGSIAASKLKLKLPVIRRLNEMIIVSRFTRTLSTLLSSGLPLVQALDIVIGVIDNKIAEDAILKVKEKVVRGESLNSSLRETGIFPQMLYSMIKIGEETGSLDDILNKTADFYDEELESTIQTTVALMEPALIVIMGLIIGFIIISIMIPMFDSYNQI; this comes from the coding sequence GTGCCCAATTTTAAATATAGAGCAATGAATACGGATGGAGAAAAGATTAATGGAAATCATGAAGCTGATTCTAAGGGAGAGGTAATAGAATTTATTTCATCTAATGGATATTATCCTTTAATGGTAGAAGAAATAATTGAAAGCAAACAAATTGAATTTAAGATTAATAATAAAGTAAAACTTAAAGATCTTTCAATATTTTGTAGACAATTTTATACGATGTTAGATGCAGGGGTACCAATACTTACTTGTTTAAATATATTGACTAGTCAAACTACCAATAAAAAACTACAAGAAACCTTAAAAGAAGTTGAAGATGATGTAGAAAAAGGTGGAGTATTATCTGATGCCATGAGAAAACATACAGAAGTTTTTCCAGGTCTTTTAGTAAGTTTAGTTGCAGCTGGAGAAGCAAGTGGTAATTTAGATAGCATAATGCTTAGAATGGCTAATCATTATGAAAAAGAAAATAAGGTAAGTAATAAAGTAAGAAATGCAATGATATATCCAATAATATTAGGCTTAGTAGCAATTACAGCTGTTGTATTTATATTAACATATGTAATGCCAACATTTACGGATTTATTTATTGAAAGTGGATTAAGTTTACCTTGGAGTACTAGATTTTTACTTTGGTCAAGTGCTTCATTAAAAGCACATTGGTTTATGATTTTACTTGCAATAGTAGGAATTACTGTTGCAATAAAATATTATTTAAAAACAGAACAAGGCTCAATTGCAGCAAGCAAATTGAAGCTTAAGCTACCAGTCATTAGAAGACTTAATGAAATGATTATAGTATCCAGATTTACAAGGACTTTATCAACATTACTTTCAAGTGGATTACCATTAGTACAAGCTTTAGATATCGTTATTGGAGTTATTGATAATAAAATAGCTGAAGATGCAATATTAAAAGTTAAAGAGAAAGTGGTAAGAGGGGAAAGCTTAAATTCTTCATTAAGAGAAACTGGAATTTTTCCACAAATGTTGTATTCAATGATTAAAATTGGAGAAGAAACAGGATCTTTAGATGATATTTTAAATAAAACCGCTGATTTTTATGATGAAGAATTAGAATCAACAATTCAAACTACAGTTGCACTAATGGAACCAGCATTAATAGTAATAATGGGTCTTATAATCGGATTTATAATAATTTCAATAATGATTCCGATGTTTGATAGTTATAATCAAATTTAA
- the pilM gene encoding pilus assembly protein PilM gives MKKINFDFNKVKDFMNLDINDLKAKLAKANEKSKSLKVKKEKKRKVVAFDIGSTNIKIAEGTYYKGILSIEKLIDIPTPVESIIDGNIEKKELLVSILQKALNENGINAKEGICTNNSSLIINREILIPDVKDEELDTVVRYEIQQYLPINLDDYVLQMTKIGEEFSDEGKKLEIRAIAYPEKMAKGYYDLLMDLNLKPFALDVNYNALNKLLNHIEVINNCKLNIEESFVFIDMGSSSLDVNIYNNGVLKFTRIIKAGGKYLDEILYENMNIPIEEIEKFKSHDIDLKEEELEFQNQIIIDTLDEWIDKIEKIIQFYKSKNFDDDINKIFIYGRTSRIKNLEQYITSKIGIETIKIRNIPEIINDSNIEVDENIDNFINVIGSLIRL, from the coding sequence ATGAAAAAAATAAATTTTGATTTTAATAAGGTAAAAGACTTTATGAACCTTGATATAAATGATTTAAAAGCCAAACTAGCTAAGGCAAATGAAAAGAGTAAATCTCTTAAAGTTAAGAAGGAAAAAAAGAGAAAAGTTGTAGCTTTTGATATTGGAAGCACTAATATTAAAATTGCAGAAGGAACATATTATAAAGGAATATTGTCGATTGAAAAGCTTATAGATATTCCTACGCCAGTTGAATCTATTATAGATGGAAACATAGAAAAGAAAGAATTACTTGTATCAATTTTGCAAAAAGCATTAAATGAGAATGGAATAAATGCTAAGGAAGGAATATGTACAAATAATTCATCTCTAATTATAAATAGAGAAATACTTATTCCAGATGTGAAGGATGAAGAATTAGATACTGTTGTAAGATATGAAATACAACAATACTTACCTATAAATTTAGATGATTATGTATTGCAAATGACTAAGATAGGTGAAGAATTCTCAGATGAAGGAAAGAAATTAGAAATAAGAGCTATTGCTTATCCTGAAAAAATGGCTAAAGGATATTATGATCTTTTAATGGATTTAAATTTAAAACCATTTGCTTTAGATGTTAATTATAATGCATTAAATAAATTACTTAATCATATTGAAGTTATAAATAATTGTAAACTTAATATTGAGGAATCATTTGTGTTTATTGATATGGGTTCAAGTAGTTTGGATGTAAATATATATAATAATGGAGTATTGAAATTTACAAGAATAATAAAAGCTGGTGGAAAATATCTTGATGAAATTTTGTATGAAAATATGAATATTCCAATAGAAGAAATTGAAAAATTTAAATCACATGATATAGATTTAAAAGAAGAAGAATTAGAATTTCAAAATCAAATAATTATAGATACATTAGATGAGTGGATAGATAAAATAGAAAAAATAATACAATTTTATAAGAGTAAAAACTTTGATGATGATATTAATAAAATATTTATATATGGTAGAACATCTAGAATTAAAAATTTAGAGCAGTATATTACATCTAAAATTGGAATAGAAACAATAAAAATAAGAAACATTCCAGAAATAATCAATGATTCTAATATTGAAGTTGATGAAAATATAGATAACTTTATTAATGTTATTGGTTCACTTATAAGGTTATAG
- the phnD gene encoding phosphate/phosphite/phosphonate ABC transporter substrate-binding protein, which produces MKLNKYLFPIILGILCNVFIAFGTNNSIIELSVSLIALLIIISYLYYCDKYKSSDNIYDNDLSNDRETVFKSVHSMIETMGFDVEHLLWISKQSKEAFSHLVEKNKVISDFSTTNLACIETVESGIHEVVSSCEKIDDSISTVESETNDTFTVLEKSKTSISNIISLLSEMKTISDDSLEINSKLHDSSKSIIKFVEYIHDISSQTNLLALNASIEAARAGEAGRGFAVVANEIRKLADETDKFAREIDDIVKDLLGNITDTNSATENSKKTINELDCISNETIKILSDSYVAMGHIKNSILNLTDVSKSNTQVAFDIEQALTHLTHTIEDTNKETLDSIDMIERHENKTEQLLDYCAALSSISENLQYQMSHLKGKNEVIVGINPFTSPADIKKMYLPILERLLKGINLTPRMIIVKDYDALSDQIKKGTIDMGWFSPFAYVIAKNKANVTPLVTPRVNGKTYYNGYIIANKNSGIKTLSDLKNKSFAYVDKNSASGYLYARHILKANKMNPDRLFSDVSFAGSHDNVINGVLNGSFDAGATYNEALDKAKENGVNLNDLIIVSMTDNIQKDAIAVSPDMDLERAEAIKNAFVQFDNFQGITTPVNGFVEANDTDYNLIRSVMKD; this is translated from the coding sequence ATGAAATTAAATAAGTACTTATTTCCAATAATATTAGGTATATTATGCAATGTCTTTATCGCCTTTGGTACAAATAACTCTATTATAGAATTATCTGTGTCACTAATTGCTTTGCTTATAATAATTTCTTATTTATATTACTGTGATAAATATAAATCTAGCGACAACATTTATGATAACGATTTATCTAATGATAGGGAGACAGTATTTAAAAGTGTACACTCTATGATTGAAACAATGGGATTTGATGTTGAACATCTTTTATGGATATCAAAACAAAGTAAAGAAGCATTTTCTCATTTAGTTGAAAAGAATAAAGTCATTTCTGATTTTTCTACTACTAACTTAGCATGTATTGAAACTGTTGAATCTGGTATACATGAAGTTGTTTCTAGTTGTGAAAAAATTGATGACAGCATTTCAACTGTTGAATCTGAAACAAATGATACTTTTACAGTACTTGAAAAAAGCAAAACATCTATTAGTAATATAATTTCATTATTATCAGAAATGAAAACAATTTCTGATGATTCTTTAGAAATTAATTCAAAATTACATGACTCTTCAAAAAGTATAATTAAATTTGTTGAATATATACATGATATTTCTAGTCAAACAAATTTACTTGCTTTAAATGCATCAATTGAAGCTGCTCGTGCTGGTGAAGCTGGAAGGGGCTTTGCTGTTGTGGCTAATGAAATCCGAAAGCTTGCCGATGAAACAGATAAATTTGCAAGAGAAATAGATGATATAGTTAAAGATCTTCTTGGTAATATAACTGATACAAATTCAGCTACTGAGAATTCTAAAAAAACAATTAATGAACTTGATTGTATTTCTAATGAAACTATTAAAATTTTATCTGATAGTTATGTTGCTATGGGGCATATTAAAAATTCTATTTTGAATTTAACAGATGTATCAAAATCAAATACTCAAGTTGCATTTGATATCGAACAAGCTCTTACACATTTAACTCATACTATAGAGGATACAAATAAAGAGACTCTTGATTCAATAGATATGATTGAAAGACATGAAAATAAGACTGAACAATTACTTGATTATTGTGCTGCATTAAGTAGTATATCTGAAAATTTACAATATCAAATGAGTCACCTTAAAGGTAAAAATGAAGTTATAGTCGGTATTAATCCGTTCACTTCTCCTGCTGATATTAAGAAGATGTATCTTCCTATCCTAGAAAGATTACTTAAAGGAATCAATTTAACTCCACGAATGATAATTGTTAAAGATTATGATGCTCTTAGTGATCAGATAAAAAAAGGTACTATTGATATGGGGTGGTTTTCACCATTTGCTTATGTTATAGCTAAAAACAAAGCCAATGTTACACCTTTAGTAACTCCTAGAGTTAATGGAAAGACTTATTATAATGGTTATATAATAGCTAATAAAAATTCTGGAATTAAAACATTATCAGACTTAAAAAATAAAAGCTTTGCTTATGTAGATAAAAATAGTGCTTCAGGTTATTTGTACGCTAGACATATTTTAAAAGCAAATAAAATGAATCCTGATAGATTATTTTCTGATGTTTCCTTTGCAGGAAGTCATGACAATGTTATTAATGGAGTTTTAAATGGATCTTTTGATGCAGGTGCAACTTATAATGAAGCTCTTGACAAAGCTAAAGAGAATGGGGTTAATTTAAATGATTTAATTATAGTTTCTATGACTGATAATATTCAAAAAGATGCTATTGCAGTTAGCCCAGATATGGATTTAGAGAGAGCAGAAGCTATTAAAAATGCTTTTGTACAATTCGATAATTTTCAGGGGATAACTACTCCTGTTAATGGATTCGTTGAAGCTAATGATACAGACTATAATTTAATTAGATCAGTTATGAAGGATTAA
- a CDS encoding heavy metal translocating P-type ATPase: MQKKSFKINGMTCSACANRVERVVGKLDGVEKSNVNFATETLSVEFDENKLQDKDIEEKVVKAGYSIKKNIKTYNLKVEGMTCSACANRVERVTKKIGGVQESNVNFATEKLTIVIDEDVTGYSDIKTAVEKAGYKLEKEDKAKEDKKESNPAKELLNRFIISVILTVPLLIISMGHMVGMHLPSIIDPMINPLNFALIQIALTLPVMLVGYKFYKVGIKNLFKLSPNMDSLISIGTLAAFLYGIFAIVKINQGNSEYAMHLYFESAAVILTLITLGKYLEAVSKGKTSQAIKALMGLAPKSATVIRNGIESIIPIEEVVAGDIVLVKPGEKLPVDGEVIEGSTSIDESMLTGESIPVEKEIGSNVIGASINKTGFIKYKATKVGKDTALAQIVKLVEEAQGSKAPIAKLADVISAYFVPIVIGLAIIAAVAWLVAGESMIFALTIFISVLVIACPCALGLATPTAIMVGTGKGAENGVLIKGGEALETTYKLNTIVFDKTGTITEGKPKVTDILVNNITENEILSLAASAEKGSEHPLGEAIVKEAEDRKLQLKEINKFNAIPGHGIEVLIDEKNIFLGNKKLMQEKNVDISSLDAQSERLSNEGKTPMYISINSELKGIIAVADTVKENSKEAIETLHSMGIKVAMITGDNKNTANAIAKQVGIDIVLAEVLPEDKANEVAKLQKDGDKVGMVGDGINDAPALAKADIGIAIGSGTDVAIESADIVLMKSDLMDVPTAIKLSKATIRNIKENLAWAFGYNILGIPVAMGILHIFGGPLLNPMIAAGAMSFSSVSVLLNALRLRNFKA, translated from the coding sequence ATGCAAAAAAAATCATTTAAGATTAATGGAATGACATGTTCAGCTTGTGCAAATAGAGTTGAGCGAGTTGTTGGGAAATTAGATGGAGTAGAAAAATCTAATGTTAATTTTGCAACTGAAACTCTTAGTGTTGAATTTGATGAAAATAAATTACAAGATAAAGATATAGAAGAAAAAGTAGTAAAAGCAGGATATAGTATTAAGAAAAATATAAAAACGTATAACTTAAAAGTAGAGGGAATGACCTGTTCAGCATGTGCTAATAGAGTTGAAAGAGTAACTAAAAAGATAGGGGGAGTTCAAGAATCAAATGTTAATTTTGCAACTGAAAAGTTAACTATAGTTATTGATGAAGATGTAACAGGATATTCAGATATAAAAACTGCTGTAGAAAAAGCAGGTTACAAACTTGAAAAAGAAGATAAAGCTAAAGAAGATAAGAAAGAAAGTAATCCAGCTAAAGAATTATTAAATAGATTTATAATTTCTGTGATACTAACAGTGCCATTATTAATAATTAGTATGGGGCATATGGTTGGAATGCATCTTCCGAGTATAATTGATCCTATGATTAATCCATTGAATTTTGCTTTAATACAAATAGCATTAACTCTTCCAGTTATGTTAGTTGGTTATAAGTTTTATAAAGTAGGAATAAAGAATCTTTTTAAATTAAGTCCTAATATGGATTCATTAATATCAATAGGAACCTTAGCAGCATTTCTATACGGAATATTTGCAATTGTTAAGATAAATCAAGGGAATAGTGAATATGCTATGCACTTATACTTTGAATCAGCAGCAGTAATATTAACATTAATAACACTTGGAAAATATTTAGAGGCTGTATCAAAGGGAAAAACATCTCAAGCAATAAAAGCATTAATGGGGTTAGCTCCTAAAAGTGCTACTGTTATAAGAAATGGAATAGAATCTATTATTCCAATTGAAGAGGTTGTTGCTGGAGATATTGTTTTAGTAAAACCAGGGGAAAAATTACCTGTAGATGGTGAAGTAATAGAGGGAAGTACATCAATTGATGAATCTATGCTTACTGGTGAAAGCATTCCTGTAGAAAAGGAAATTGGAAGTAATGTAATTGGAGCAAGTATAAATAAAACTGGATTTATAAAATATAAAGCAACTAAAGTTGGAAAAGATACAGCTTTAGCTCAAATTGTTAAATTAGTTGAAGAAGCTCAAGGATCAAAAGCACCTATAGCAAAATTAGCAGATGTTATTTCAGCATATTTTGTACCTATAGTTATAGGTTTAGCTATAATAGCAGCAGTTGCATGGCTTGTAGCAGGGGAATCAATGATATTTGCATTAACTATATTTATATCTGTATTAGTAATAGCATGTCCTTGTGCATTAGGACTTGCAACTCCAACAGCAATTATGGTTGGAACAGGAAAAGGTGCAGAAAATGGAGTTTTAATAAAAGGTGGAGAAGCATTAGAGACAACATATAAATTAAACACAATAGTATTTGATAAAACAGGAACTATAACTGAAGGAAAACCTAAAGTTACAGATATTTTAGTTAATAATATAACTGAGAATGAAATATTAAGCTTAGCAGCAAGTGCTGAAAAGGGATCAGAGCACCCACTTGGAGAGGCAATTGTAAAAGAAGCAGAAGACAGAAAATTACAATTAAAAGAAATTAATAAATTTAATGCAATCCCAGGTCATGGTATAGAGGTATTAATTGACGAAAAAAATATTTTCCTGGGAAATAAGAAGTTAATGCAAGAAAAAAATGTAGATATATCATCATTAGATGCACAATCAGAAAGATTATCTAATGAGGGAAAAACTCCTATGTATATATCAATAAATTCTGAATTAAAAGGTATAATAGCTGTTGCTGATACTGTAAAAGAAAATAGTAAAGAAGCTATAGAGACGTTACATTCAATGGGAATAAAGGTTGCAATGATTACAGGGGATAATAAGAATACTGCAAATGCAATAGCTAAGCAGGTTGGAATAGATATAGTTTTAGCAGAAGTATTACCAGAAGATAAAGCAAATGAAGTTGCAAAATTACAAAAAGATGGTGATAAAGTTGGAATGGTTGGAGATGGAATAAATGATGCTCCAGCTCTTGCTAAAGCTGATATTGGTATAGCAATTGGTTCGGGAACTGATGTAGCAATTGAATCAGCAGATATAGTTCTTATGAAAAGTGATTTAATGGATGTTCCTACAGCAATAAAGTTAAGTAAAGCAACTATTAGAAATATAAAAGAAAATTTAGCTTGGGCATTTGGTTATAATATATTAGGAATACCAGTAGCTATGGGAATACTACATATATTTGGAGGACCATTATTAAATCCTATGATAGCTGCTGGAGCAATGAGTTTCAGTTCAGTATCAGTATTGCTAAATGCATTAAGATTAAGAAATTTTAAGGCTTAA
- a CDS encoding heavy-metal-associated domain-containing protein has protein sequence MKKTIIIEGMSCNNCVGHVKEALEELDNVTSVEVNLQEKCATVETSESNEILKEAIEDAGYDVVEIK, from the coding sequence ATGAAAAAGACAATTATAATTGAAGGAATGAGTTGCAATAATTGTGTAGGTCATGTGAAGGAAGCATTAGAAGAGTTAGACAATGTTACATCTGTAGAAGTAAATTTACAAGAAAAGTGTGCTACAGTAGAAACAAGTGAAAGTAATGAAATTTTAAAAGAAGCAATAGAAGATGCAGGTTATGATGTTGTAGAAATAAAATAA
- a CDS encoding type II secretion system protein has translation MNKLSIKSMSNQISKKKKKGFTLVELIIVIAIIGILSAIAIPKFGNVSKDANIKADIATAKNLHSIAATLIADGTIIPPTGDVKSIEVTDNVKSKVDGENIPSAKAIKDGVFKVNVNQSGDITVSVGEIGVYPDSDKYPSKKTE, from the coding sequence ATGAATAAATTGTCAATCAAATCAATGTCAAATCAAATCTCAAAGAAAAAGAAGAAGGGTTTTACATTAGTAGAACTTATCATCGTTATTGCTATTATTGGAATATTATCAGCAATTGCTATACCTAAATTTGGTAATGTATCTAAAGATGCTAATATAAAAGCTGATATAGCTACAGCTAAAAATCTTCATAGCATAGCAGCTACATTAATAGCGGATGGAACTATTATACCTCCAACTGGAGATGTAAAGTCAATAGAGGTTACAGACAATGTAAAATCAAAAGTTGATGGTGAAAATATTCCTTCAGCAAAAGCAATAAAAGATGGAGTTTTTAAAGTTAATGTTAATCAAAGTGGAGATATAACAGTATCAGTAGGAGAGATAGGAGTATATCCAGATTCAGATAAATATCCATCTAAAAAAACTGAATAA
- a CDS encoding prepilin peptidase — protein sequence MNCILVIIIGLVIGSFLNVCIYRIPLEQSISYPPSHCGSCNHRLKPIDLIPVISYLFLKGRCKYCKEKISITYPLIEILNAVLYLIIFYNYGLTFDFVKYSLLSSLLIVIGIIDHKTQDIYTVTIIFGVISSVIFMAIDFFVNKNAISTYVLGGLIGFLALAIIVIITKGMGIGDAEITLVCGLFLGIKGVIVTLFLGIIIGGIVAIIILALKLKDAKDAMAFGPCLSVAALMYILWGDTIINVYLKMVGII from the coding sequence TTGAATTGTATATTAGTAATTATAATAGGATTGGTAATAGGTAGTTTTTTAAATGTATGTATTTATAGAATTCCATTAGAACAATCAATTTCTTATCCACCATCTCACTGCGGAAGTTGTAATCATAGATTAAAACCTATAGATTTGATCCCTGTTATTAGTTATTTATTTTTAAAAGGGCGATGTAAATACTGTAAAGAAAAAATATCTATAACATATCCTCTAATAGAAATATTAAATGCTGTGTTATATTTAATTATTTTTTATAATTATGGATTAACTTTTGATTTTGTGAAATATAGTTTATTAAGTTCATTATTAATTGTGATAGGAATTATAGATCACAAAACTCAAGATATATATACCGTGACAATAATATTTGGAGTAATATCTAGCGTAATCTTTATGGCAATAGATTTTTTCGTTAATAAAAATGCAATTTCAACTTATGTCTTAGGGGGATTAATTGGATTCTTAGCATTAGCAATAATAGTAATTATAACTAAGGGGATGGGTATTGGAGATGCAGAAATTACATTAGTTTGTGGTTTGTTCTTAGGAATAAAAGGAGTAATTGTGACTTTATTTTTAGGAATTATAATAGGAGGAATAGTTGCAATCATTATTTTAGCCTTAAAACTAAAAGATGCAAAAGATGCCATGGCATTTGGTCCATGCTTGTCAGTGGCAGCTCTTATGTACATTCTATGGGGAGATACAATAATAAATGTTTATTTAAAAATGGTAGGTATAATATAA
- a CDS encoding metal-sensing transcriptional repressor, whose amino-acid sequence MSEERKKALQSLKTAKGQIEGIIKMIEDDRYCIDVANQILAAQSLLKKADLMILQGHLRHCVKEACLNNNPDEKIEEMNKVLEKILSK is encoded by the coding sequence ATGAGTGAAGAAAGAAAAAAAGCATTACAATCTTTAAAAACAGCTAAAGGACAAATTGAAGGAATAATAAAAATGATAGAAGATGACAGGTATTGTATAGATGTAGCAAATCAAATATTAGCGGCTCAATCATTACTTAAAAAAGCTGATTTAATGATATTACAAGGGCATTTGCGTCATTGCGTTAAAGAAGCATGTTTAAATAATAATCCAGATGAAAAGATAGAAGAAATGAATAAAGTATTAGAAAAAATACTTTCTAAGTAG
- a CDS encoding PilN domain-containing protein, whose protein sequence is MKDINFFSHYQGKDQEKKNAMIYIYGAMGVVGALIIITLIVNTTRILLLNRSISNYNEKLNTPEIKQKYSEAEKINNEIDILTKYDSALNDVLGKVNSRNNVSDLVLTSINSTIPSQISFKTLQINNDVLIIQGISSSRDAVGEFQHNLKELSIINDAFVNSIDIDGALEGNYSFDIKCILKEVNLR, encoded by the coding sequence ATGAAAGATATAAACTTTTTTAGTCATTATCAAGGAAAAGACCAAGAAAAGAAGAATGCAATGATTTATATTTATGGAGCTATGGGAGTAGTTGGAGCTTTAATAATTATAACTTTGATTGTTAATACTACAAGAATACTATTATTGAATAGAAGTATATCAAATTATAATGAAAAATTAAATACTCCAGAAATTAAACAAAAATACTCAGAAGCTGAAAAAATAAATAATGAAATAGATATTTTAACAAAATATGATTCTGCTTTAAATGATGTATTAGGAAAAGTAAACAGTAGAAATAACGTATCTGATCTAGTATTAACATCTATAAATTCAACAATACCCTCTCAAATTTCATTTAAAACTTTACAAATTAATAATGATGTTTTAATAATTCAAGGAATATCATCGAGCAGAGATGCTGTAGGTGAATTTCAACATAATTTAAAAGAATTATCTATAATAAATGATGCATTTGTTAATTCAATAGATATTGATGGAGCGTTAGAAGGTAATTATTCCTTTGATATTAAATGCATATTAAAGGAGGTTAATTTAAGATG